A single Mercenaria mercenaria strain notata chromosome 9, MADL_Memer_1, whole genome shotgun sequence DNA region contains:
- the LOC123538666 gene encoding uncharacterized protein LOC123538666 has protein sequence MRRLEFFGYVFGEFGMSADPRKVETIKNDEDKLTEWGTKAYKQILKPKPVSKDSSESDIICKLINFSGAPVKLPPKRSKKQTEKALLSKEQEDELEQPKAKKSKTNFHVQRKLLTELQSQFKRDDQPSNEKTRGHTQGTTAVGQTPDTRKAGGPKQQETGIAAGQIPDNKKDSGPKQQRNGIAAGQTLDTKKDDGSEQQETGIAAGKTPDNKKDGGPKQQRNGIAAGQTLDTKKDDGSEQQEAGIAAGQTPDTKKDGNPEQQRNGIAAGQTSDTKKDGGLKQQETGIAAGQTPDTKKDGGLSQQETGIAATDVHYGHSFWHTGVDQSD, from the exons ATGAGAAGGCTAGAATTCTTTGGTTACGTGTTTGGTGAATTTGGTATGTCAGCAGACCCTAGAAAAGTAGAGACAATCAAAA ATGATGAAGATAAGCTTACAGAATGGGGAACAAAAGCATATAAACAAATTCTGAAACCAAAGCCAGTAAGTAAAGATTCAAGTGAATCAGACATTATCTGCAAGCTGATCAATTTCTCTGGTGCACCCGTAAAACTGCCACCAAAAAGatcaaagaaacaaacagaaaaggCTCTCCTTAGCAAAGAACAAGAGGATGAGTTGGAGCAGCCAAAAGCAAAGAAATCTAAAACCAACTTCCATGTACAACGTAAGCTTTTAACTGAGTTACAGAGTCAGTTTAAAAGAGATGATCAACCCAGTAACGAAAAGACTAGAGGGCATACACAAGGGACAACAGCTGTCGGGCAAACACCAGATACCAGGAAGGCTGGCGGGCCAAAACAACAAGAGACAGGAATAGCTGCCGGGCAAATACCAGATAACAAAAAGGATAGCGGGCCgaaacaacaaaggaatggaatAGCTGCTGGACAAACACTAGATACCAAAAAGGATGACGGGTCGGAACAACAAGAGACTGGAATAGCTGCCGGGAAAACACCAGATAACAAAAAGGATGGTGGGCCgaaacaacaaaggaatggaatAGCTGCCGGACAAACACTAGATACCAAAAAGGATGACGGGTCGGAACAACAAGAGGCTGGAATAGCTGCCGGGCAAACACCAGATACCAAAAAGGATGGCAACCcggaacaacaaaggaatggaatAGCTGCTGGACAAACATCAGATACCAAAAAGGATGGCGGGCTGAAACAACAAGAGACTGGAATAGCTGCCGGACAAACACCAGATACCAAAAAGGATGGCGGGCTGTCACAACAAGAGACTGGAATAGCTGCAACAGATGTCCACTATGGACATTCCTTTTGGCATACTGGAGTTGACCAAAGTGATTGA